tttgaagaatcgTTGGATTCATCTTTCTCTCCAATTTGCTTGTCTTCTTCACCTCTTTGACTCTTTGTCTGATTTACCAAGCTGTTCATCCTGTAAGCCCTTATGGGTGGCCATCCCACAACCTGACTGCTTTCACAAAGCAAATCACAACAaaggaatgataaaattaatgattaaggaacAGATTGACGAACAGAAACAAAGATCAGTAATAACCATTTTCTCATAATAACCAGGCAATTGCTTGAACAAAATGGAATGCTTGGAATTTGATAAGAAAAGCActcataagaaaaataaattaataaaaaatagaagccTATTATTCGTAGCATCGTCTACACAGTTGAATAActtaagataaaaaataaagaaatgtgATCACTGTAACAAAGTATATACAAGAAACAAAAGTACAAGGGACATGCATTCTAGATAAGAAATATAAGCCCCCTGTCTCACTATAGATTAAAGAAGGCATGGCCCATTAAGAGATTATGAAGGAAACAATATAAACAGACGTAAGACATAGAGCTAATGAGGAAAATTTCAGGCAGATGACACGTAAAGAAACCGTTACACGGAAAAAGTTTTCGCTCTACAACATGAGAAACAACACAAGGATCTTTTAGAGCTGCCGATCAACTTCAAATACAGctatgacaatttttttttttttttttggggggggggggggggggggggggttgtttaGATCATGCTTGCAAATTACTTGTGACCCCAGATAAAGATGGTCTAACACATCCGCTCGTCTGACTGACTGCAAGGTCTTTATTTTCTGGAATTGGACCTTTGATGAATTGTCTCTCTCAAGGGGAGattgagagagacagagacagaaaAAGAACTTTGATGAATTTTCTAACCTGGCACTAGGAGGAGATCCACCTTCTTGTGAAACAGAGTCAGCAGCTCTTTTAGTTCCAGTCACAGCAGTTGCCCTGTCTGCGAACCGAGAAAGAACTGAGGAACCATGAGAGACCACTGAAGGAAAGTCTTTGGCTGTCAAGATTCGACCACGCTCTCCCCATGTACAAGGTTTACCCTTtacagcagcagcagcaccaCCACCTAGGCTCAGACCAAGACCCAGCTCTAGTTCAGCCTCAACCGGGGGGTATGAGGATGCCTCAGAAGACAGGCCCACGAAGTCTTGCTCCACCACCTCCATCTTTGACACAGTAGATTCATTAGTGGAAACCCCAGaagaaccaccaccaccaccacctagTAAACCAAGAGTAACATCCATGAGAGCAAGATATTGAGTCAAATTTCTAGCAGAGTCGAAGAAAAGTTTAAAGAATGAATGCAAAGATTTGGAGTAATGAGGGGGTGAAAGGAGAGTATAGGGCAGCAAAAGGCACGCAAAGAGAGAAGGGAAGGGAGGGGTAGGTTGAAGAGAGGTGGTGGAGGGGGTGATGGTGCTGGGGCCCGGGTGTCCGGTAGTGCGCCTTGCACTCTCACCACCCCAAACCTCAAATTTTCTTGACATGATTCATTTCTCTTTAAGAATCTGATTTTCTATGTTGGTATAGTGCAGAGAAAGATATAGTTTAGGAAAAAAGGCTAATAGTTTTTTAGAGAGGGAGAGGGGGAATACTCACAGTATGGGCATATAAGCATATGCAATTTGGTTCTTGAAATTCCAATTAAACAATATCCGTATCCATTGTTTTTGGCCATCTGTGTGGCATATAGTTCTTTATACAGAGAAGAAATTTGTCGTTAAAAATAGTCTCGATCTGGTATGATAAAGGTTGGAATTGATGAGTATTTCTATTATGATGtttgcaaattttatttttttaggccTTTGTATATGATTGCTAATGATGTTAGGAGTTAGGAGTTCTTGGGTCTTTTGACCTGGACATGTGGGGAACTACCGTCCACActgtatttttttgtgtttcgaGCACATCAACTATGTATTTACTAGAAAAGCAGGTAAGGCCTTGtcatcaaaaagaaaatttaagacCGTTTCTTTGTAGATTTCTCTTTGAACTGAGCAAATTTCCTCGAGAAAAATGCTGCTTAAGGAAAGTGAAAATGGAAAACGTGATTACGGAAGATAACAAAATCTAATCATTCTGTGGTTAATTTCACAACCATGCCAAAACCCAAGCAAT
This genomic interval from Carya illinoinensis cultivar Pawnee chromosome 2, C.illinoinensisPawnee_v1, whole genome shotgun sequence contains the following:
- the LOC122300632 gene encoding auxin-responsive protein IAA13-like — translated: MSRKFEVWGGESARRTTGHPGPSTITPSTTSLQPTPPFPSLFACLLLPYTLLSPPHYSKSLHSFFKLFFDSARNLTQYLALMDVTLGLLGGGGGGSSGVSTNESTVSKMEVVEQDFVGLSSEASSYPPVEAELELGLGLSLGGGAAAAVKGKPCTWGERGRILTAKDFPSVVSHGSSVLSRFADRATAVTGTKRAADSVSQEGGSPPSASQVVGWPPIRAYRMNSLVNQTKSQRGEEDKQIGEKDESNDSSKKKNYANTENTAKEKCHLGFVKVNMDGVPIGRKVDLNAHSCYATLAEMLEDMFIRSTTTVKSMGGEKQRVTKSSKLLDGSSEFVLTYEDKDGDWMLVGDVPWGMFLGSVRRLRIMTTSEANGLAPRFQERNEKQRSKPI